A genomic stretch from Aedes albopictus strain Foshan chromosome 2, AalbF5, whole genome shotgun sequence includes:
- the LOC134286969 gene encoding homeobox protein 13-like produces the protein MSNGSHHHHQQQQQCSYLDDNSNQIQMGGNGSDADYSRKLHQQQQQQQQQQRATSSQHLHPFYHSASVNSNSNNSNHSSVGGYPSQSTSPYNNNNSNHSNHSGGGHHHSPSPVGAMGHMHQQQQHQQQQQHY, from the coding sequence ATGTCCAACGGtagtcatcatcatcaccaacagcagcagcagtgttcCTATCTGGACGACAACTCGAACCAGATTCAGATGGGCGGGAATGGCAGTGACGCTGACTACAGTAGGAAGctgcatcagcagcagcaacaacagcagcaacagcaacgagCAACCTCGTCGCAGCATCTCCATCCTTTCTACCACAGCGCGAGTGTCAATAGTAATAGCAACAACAGTAATCATAGCAGTGTCGGTGGTTATCCGAGCCAATCCACGTCGCCGTACAACAACAATAACAGTAACCATAGTAATCATAGCGGGGGCGGTCATCACCATTCGCCGTCGCCCGTTGGAGCAATGGGTCATATGCATCAGcaacagcagcatcagcagcaacagcaacattaCTGA